The following DNA comes from Emys orbicularis isolate rEmyOrb1 chromosome 13, rEmyOrb1.hap1, whole genome shotgun sequence.
CAAACTAAACTAATATCAAAGTACGTGACCTCACGGTCTTCACGAAGAGAGAAAAACCCACAGTCCAGGGTGGGCCATAAAACACTTTCACATTCATAAAGTGAAATCTCAAAGAATCTTTTAAGACTCAAAATCAGGAAAATAAACGTACCCATTTTCTTCTGAAGTGGCTAAACCAGCTTCACTTCTAGCCTCATTATTCGGTTGTATTAGTTGCAGCATTataataaaagaaagagaaagaaagaaaaatcttccCATCTACAAATGATCTGGACTAGCCTAGAAAAAGTCAGGAAGCAATTTTACCAATAGATGGAAAGAGGGCTATAAGATCTGAAAGGTGAAACTGTGCTTTGAGGTTCATTGAGATTTCCCTGCCCACTCCTAGGTCTGGGACACTGTCTTCCCAAGCCCTCAGGAGTCTGACTTAGGATCATAGACATCAAAACTACGATTCCTAAGCATGGAGAGCCAGGGACATGGTGGTAAGTGACATTGGGACGCGGAGGAGTAGAACTGGGTCATGATAAAACTCTGCATTGCTGAGACAGAGGCTGCTGTGTGGAGAGTGGAGGGTGAcagtgatgggggaaggaggaaaaccCTCAGACTCACCCCTTCACCCGGAAATAGCAAAGAAGGTAAAACACCACATTTTACTTTCCCTGCTCCACATTCTTTTAGCATCTAGTTAATTCTGCTCCATAAGGGAGAAAATGTACAAAAACTAAATGCTTTTCAGCCTGGCCCGGAGTAATGTGAGACTATCTGGGAATGAGACAATCCAGCCCCAAAGGGGAAATTCAGGGACTAATGATCACTCTCCTAATGGGAGAGAGTTAGAACACATTAGTAAACAGTCAAGGGACACCAGACCCAAGCAGTGATGGGTGCTGGAGCCTTCTCCCTCccgattttgtcacggatatttttaataaaactcatggacaggtcatgggattctgtgaatttttctttattacccgtgatctgtccatgagttttactaaaaatatccatgacaaactCTTAGCCTTACACATAAGATGCTCGGGGTGAATTTACACTAGGAAATCTGGTGCAGGGTCACAGAGATGTGCTGGCTAATGATGGTCTCCTGACCATGATTCCTACCGTAGACAGACGCTCGGAGGCTGATGCtgcggaggcagaggtgggatctccaGGCCTCCCACAAAAGGCCCTGTGGGAATCAGCCCCTCTCAGTGGCGctgtctgaatgcagaggggtCAGGTAGAAGCGGCCGAGGGGGTGAGTGAGGAGAGGCAGCACCTCTCTACCCTTGTGTTCTCCCTCACCTCTTATTCCACAATCCCCAAACACTCGATAGCCCCAGCATccagctccccctgcttcccagctccaCCAGCCCCAGCCATTCAATCCCCAGTGTCTGCCCAAGAACCCATCGCCCTGGTGCCTTTACATTtgatcccccagagcccagcgccctgggggattcggggaggggaggagttaccAGCCCCCAGGGACACTCGCTCTGCAGGGAACAGCTCCAGGTAAGTGGGGGAGCCCATCTCAGGGGCTGGGGACAGGTGTGTAGAGTgaaggtggggcctggcccaagtgTCCTTCTCATCTCCACGGCAGGGGGATcccggctgggaggggaagggagaggggggaacttcagccaggcagagggagcggctggaggagtttctctctctcccttcccccacctgtgaCCCATCAGCTCAGCaaccagggctgcagcaggggggaggggctgatcggggcttctcctcctctgcctggggtttgcttagaccaggcagagccagtgggtcactgaccagctgatgctcggctgctgctggatcctcaCCCCAGCCATGGGCAGCTGGATCTTTGGGAGTCAAATGCCCCTGTTGTGTGTGGGAACAAGGAAATGGGTTGGTCACCATGGCCAGCCCTAGTCAGGGCACTGAGAGAATTTCCTTGCTGTGCGGAGGAGTCTCTGATGTCCACTGTGGTGTTAGCTCCACTTGGAGCATTTTCCACGCTGAGAACATCTCAGCGGTTTCTTCCCTGTGTGGATTTGCGGAATGCCCGATACTCCAGGAGCATCAAATGAAGCTTCTCCCACATTCAAGGTCTCTCTGTTTTGCGGATCACTGATGTGTGAAGTCAAGCTGAATCGTCTTCTGCAGTCAGGCTATTGCTGGGGTCTCTCACctttgtggattttctgatgtttgGTGAGCTCCGAGCTcttactgaagcttttcccacactcaaggcatttataagGTTTCTCCCTCATGTGGATTCTCCCATGTCGAGTAAGGTATGAGcgctgactgaaagttttcccacagtccaagcatttatggggtttctctcccgtgtgggtttTCTGATGATTAGTAAGTTTTGTTCTGTAaacaaaacttttcccacagtcaaggcatttatagggtttgtcgcctgtgtggattctctgatgagtAATAAGGTGTGAGTGCTGCctgaaagttttcccacagtcaaAGCATTtaaagggtctctctcctgtatgcaCTCTCTGGTGTCTAATAAGTTGTGACTTCTGAAGGAagtttttcccacagtccaagcatttatgggGTCTTTCTCCGGTATGGGTTGCCTGATGTGTAATAAGTTTTGTTCTGTcaaggaaacttttcccacaatcgaGGCATTTATAGGATTTGTCAccagtgtggatcctctgatgcttAATAAGGTTTGAACGGcaaatgaaacttttcccacactcagggcatTTATGGGGTCGTaatcccgtgtggattctctgatgtgcaataaggtgtgagctctgactaaaacttttcccacactcagggcatTTGTAGGGtgtttctcctgtgtggattctcctatgtttAGTAAGGGATGAACTTTCCTTGAAATCTTTCCCACAGTCAAGGCATTTAtacggtctctctcctgtgtggattctcccatgtttAGTAAGCTGTGAGCTCTGActgaaagttttcccacagtcaaGGCATTTATGggttttctctcctgtgtgggttttctgatgtgtattaagagttgatttcaaactgaaacttttcccacactcaaggcatttatagggtctctctcctgtgtgggtccTCTGATGTGCAATAAGGTTTGAAGTTTgactaaaacttttcccacactcaaggcatttatagggtttttcTCCTGTGTGCAGTCTCCGGTGCCTAATAAAGTTTGACTTcttactgaagcttttcccacagtccaagcatttatgaggtctctctcctgtgtggattgcctgatgtctagTAAGTTTTGTTCTGTCaacaaaacttttcccacagtcgaggcatttatagggtttggcacctgtgtggattctctgatgcttaaTAAGGTGTGAGCGGCTAATGAAATTTTTCCCACACCCAAAGCATTTGtacggtctctctcctgtgtggattctcctatgtttAGTAAGCTGTGAGCGCTGAccgaaagttttcccacagtccaagcatttatgcggtttctctcctgtgtgggttttcTGATGTGTATTAAGGGTTGATTTCaaattgaaacttttcccacactcaaggcatgtatagggtctctcccctgtgtgcAGTCTCTGGTGTGTAATAAGGTGTATCTTCtgaatgaagcttttcccacagtccaagcatttatggggtctcgctcctgtgtggattgcctgatgtctaataAGTTTTGTACTGtcaatgaaacttttcccacagtcgaggcatttatagggtttggcacccgtgtggattctcctatgtttAGCAAGGTGTGAACGACAAATGaaatttttcccacactcaaggcatttatatggtctctctcctgtgtggattctcctatgttcAATAAGATATGAGTTCTGACTGAAagctttcccacagtccaagcatttatgggGTTTCTCTCCCATGTGGGTTTTCTGATGCATATTAAGAGTTGATTTCAAacggaaacttttcccacactcaaggcatttatagggtctttctcctgtgtggattatcACATTTTTAATAAGGGATGAACTTTTGCTAAAACTTTTTCCATAGTCAAGGCATGTATTGGGTCTCTGGTGTATAATAAGACTTGGCTTcttactgaagcttttcccacagtccaagcatttatagggcttctctcctgtgtgggttctctgatgtgtaCTAAGTTTTGCACTAAAACGGAATCTTTTTCCACAGTCAAGGCATTCGTAGGGTTTCTCTTCATTGTGACTTGTCTGCTGGACTGTGGTTTCCTTGGGATCCTTGCATCCTCTGCCACGTTGAACGGATTCATCCAGTTTcttcccgggaaagtttcccagctGCATCTCTGATCTGTGTCGATCTCCCCAGGCATTTCCGTGTTCCAAGCcctgggaaaaattcccttcagctcttctCAAAAATGTCTCCTGCAGTTCCACTTTCtcaggaccttcctcctgctgATTCTCCTCCTTGTTCTCACTCACTGTCCtatcacctgctgggagagagagaatccagacaggagtcactGCCTGTGCCAGGGGGAAAGGACAGAAAGGGGAATAGCAAAGCGGGAAAACACAACACAGAGACTGTTGGGGAGACAGAGACATTgaattctgcctccacatcccacccaaacaCTCCCAGGGAAGGAAATTCAGGGAGGAAATTCCCAACAGCTAACAGGATGGGTGGGAAGCCAGGACTGATATTTGACTTGATGCTATGACACCTGCTGACTGCAGCCCTGACCTGGGTGAGTTGCAGCAGAACTGAGGGCTTTAACTCACTGCACATTTTGGAAGTCCCAGCTTTTTCCTTCACTCGCCAGATGGTTTCTTTGTCAGTTTCCCTGACTCCTCACCTGTGCTGGTGCCTCTCGGGCTCTCCCTTTCCTTGGAGTCCTGGAGAGCcgggacccacggctcttcccctcgttccagtcGGGCgatcaggtcaggtttgggaatggggaaTCCTGCACAGGGGGTGAAATCAGGCAAGGTCAGGGCGCAGGGAGCACTGGTAGAGTATTTGCCATTAGGAACATTCCCTGAGTTTAACCTGACCCTACATGGGACTGTGGTAACCCAGACTCTTTGGGAGAAGCAGAAATCTGGGGGCACAGAGGTGTGGTTACACCCTCACTCGGAGTTCTCAGGATAGATGCACTGCGGGGACTcggtgacacacacacagctcgGGTGCTAAGCTCCTGCCTATTTCCAAACCTGCAGAACCGAGAGCCCTCCCAAAGGCTGCAGCTAGTCCCAAGAGGGCTGGTGAACGGTGTGTGAAGGAGAAATAACACAGGCAGGACAACACCCTGCTTCTGGCCCCTTGAAAGCTGGAGAGATGGGGATGAATTAGCATGTCCATTAGGTTTCTGACTCTCCTGTTCCCTTGAATGGGGTATGGAGATGAAAGTCTCCCTCTCACTGCAGCTGTGGACTACGTGACCGTCCCCCCGAATCCAACAgaccagggaagaacctgaccagatTCAGACACGCAGACCCCACGGCTTCTAATACCCGAGGAGatgggaatcccttacccagcgaggtcaccgtctcatagttctcctgcatgacgtccctgtagagagctttctgagcggggtccagcagagccccctgcccctgggtgaaatacacagccacctcctcgaaggtcaccggcatctgaaacaaGAGTCCCACACTGACTACGTGCTGCCGCAGCCAGAATCCACTAGTcacgggggagaggggaagggggaaacaaaACATTGAAGCTCTGGGAGGGCCGGAGAAGCAGAAACTCATCCCCACCCTGTTCAGGGAAGCCAGGAAGTTTCAGGGAGTGGGtagaaggtgagagctccttgtcccccccagcacacggagcagggcagggtcttctcatttcccacacacctgccagACACAGGCTGATACGGGAAGCATAGCTCTGAGccgggggcagggacaggaattccaacagcttcccttcgtatttcacagcagcctctggccagtgggtttaggctccagcagtgggagtctggtcagtttgcccagccctgcccagaggtgTTGGGTCCTGTTTtagaaatgggggaatgtttaTCACACCCTTttcctccctgcctctccctcacctcatccagcagctcccagaaaatcccctacctgagctggctccatcacagccattttccttccctgtcccctggaaGACGGGACCATCTGGAGCAAAGTCTAGATGCGTTTCCTCAGCCTGTGGGGGCAAGAGGGATGATGGGGGAGGTTACAGAAGGGACTTGAGTCCAaatcacaccccgattccccccaggctctctccctgcagaTAGATGCTctggactctgccatgctgggaacaAACCCGGTTAGTTTATTACCACACAGTCCAGGCCCCTCCCAGCAGAACTAAACCCTCCAGGAACCCTTTTAAACCTCCCAGTAACAGCATCTCTGAGCCAAATGCTGGAAAAAGGAGTCACTTTAGGGCACTGCCCCACAGTGTATTGTAACCCCTCTAGCTCTCCCCCGTCTCCCTCAGTCCTGCGGTGCTCAGCAGAGTGagcaactggcttttcctctctcagctcctccccttgttcccaggagagctgactgccccgggggtgcagggaatggatctgggcagggctgggagctgggaacctccctccccacttcttgCTCCTGCTGCCCTTCAAGTCTCTCCgctctccctttttatcttctTCCCTCGCCCTGGGAGAACTGGTGACTGCCCCATTGTCGTGGGCCTTTGCTCTCATCaggcagctcagccactgacaCTGGTAACGGGGGTTGAACCCAGCTGTGTCactgagggcagcagctctgggactcacaGACACAGGGAGCCCCTCCCCTTGTAGGCCAAACTCACCAGCCAGTCCCTGAAAGGGGCCCTTTGTGCAGAGTCATTTCCCTGCCCGGCTCCGGCCCTTTCCCCAGGTCTCTCCATCACCTGCAGGCTCAGGTATCCTAGGGGCTGGTCTGGTCTCAGAGGGGTGTGAGGAAGcaggaatgttcttaatgttttttctgaatactgtgtgtgcctccctttccccatgtgTTACTCAAGTATCGGGGGTGGGATATGGGTGTGTGATGATTGTGGACATccctagagggcaggggtgactgCAGACTGGCTGCCTAggcacagagaatggctgacacTCTGTATCCTGACAAGAGATGGCTGGAGCCCGTCCTCTGCAAGGAACCAGccaaaggtgttggagaacaaagaaggGGGAGGCCAGGTGACCTGTTTTCCTGGGAAGGAGAGAAAgcatggaggaggggcagctgggcatcACTGAGGAAGGGGGGCTGGAAGTGGGTCAGTCGCCTGGTTTGGGACTCAgcggggagagtccagggctcggGACTCTGGATTCTCCCCCAGACGGACTTTGCTGGATgctcctgatttctgtgctaacaagctctggtCTATGCTGTGTTCCCAGCGACCAATAAACCCGTCTGAGAGTCACAGCTGACTGTGGAGGTGGGGTGCACAGCCCCTGTGAGGGGCGTGTCAGGCTTCCCCAGGTGTCCAATCCAGGTGGACTCACGGTGTGAACAGGGGTGCCGAATACtacaaggtcagacccaggaagcttcttgccctggtgagAGTGTAGCTCCAGAGCACGGAGACTGTGACTCTGTGACACGGGGCTGTCATAAACACCTGTCTCCCCACCAAGCTCTGATTGCCTCAGCTCTCAGGTGAGTAAAGAAGGAGCGGCCGGGCCTGGTGGCTGGCCTGCAATGAAAACATCCGATGCAGCTTTGGAAACAAATACAGAGCATGTCTGGTAACTGCCCCACCCTACTTCTGGATGCTTTGGAGCAAAATCAGCCCTGCGCTCTGCACCTGTGCTGAGCCACAACACGACAATGTGTGAAAGGAGCTTAATAGATTTTTGTTACACCTGCCGGACTGGGCCTCACACCTTTGTGAGCATGGCAGTCACAGACTCACTGATATGACCATCCCCATGTACAACAGGGGTAACAGACAGTGCTGCCAGGGGCGGCGAGTTATgtgggcccatggtgcccgggctccagcaatattcagggcccggcaCCACCAATGTTCAGGGCCAGGTCTCTCTCCCGTCCCCGCCTGCTGCCCCTGTGCCTCGCCCAGGCCCGGGAgcgtccctgcctctcccctgcagctccatgctgcctccgCTCTGCTGGCTCCGGGCATCAACTGCTGCCGcggggtcctagtgccccccatccactgctgccagggcagactgacccTGAGCCTACCCTTCtgcctcagaccctttcattttctggTGGgatcctccaccagcacaggggggcCCACcacccgcagtcaccgctcctgccccatgctggacaAGGGGTAGCCCCAATCCCCACCCTGAGAGAgactacagtgaggggcagcagcaggggaggaggcacacatgtgatggcagccctccccccccccggcacccaccacaggggaggcgagggggcttcctggacctgagaggggccttAGGAGCACATGCACTGACAGTGGTGTGAGGTGAATGTGGTgcaggggggaagtggggggctcctcccccagagctcactgctacctgcgaggagagggctgggagggagtcctcctctctggcctgcctgcaccccaaactcctcatccccagccctgccccacccccagagccctcaccccaacttTCTGCtctagccctgagtcccctcccacaccccaaacccctcatcaccagccccacccccgagccctcacatttttacattatttaaaaaatatatatacagtaactcctcacttaacactgtagttatgttcctgaaaaatgcgactttaagcaaaacaatgttaagcgaatccaatttccccataagaattaatgtaaagggggggtttaggttccagggaaattttttttgccagacaaaagactatattttatatatatacacacacatatacacagtataagtttgaaacaaacaatttaatactgtacacagcagtgatgattgtgaagcttggttgaggtggtggagtcagagggtgggatatttcccagggaatgccttactgctaaatgatgaactagcactcggctgagcccccaag
Coding sequences within:
- the LOC135888217 gene encoding zinc finger protein 271-like, with product MQENYETVTSLGFPIPKPDLIARLERGEEPWVPALQDSKERESPRGTSTGDRTVSENKEENQQEEGPEKVELQETFLRRAEGNFSQGLEHGNAWGDRHRSEMQLGNFPGKKLDESVQRGRGCKDPKETTVQQTSHNEEKPYECLDCGKRFRFSAKLSTHQRTHTGEKPYKCLDCGKSFSKKPSLIIHQRPNTCLDYGKSFSKSSSLIKNVIIHTGERPYKCLECGKSFRLKSTLNMHQKTHMGEKPHKCLDCGKAFSQNSYLIEHRRIHTGERPYKCLECGKNFICRSHLAKHRRIHTGAKPYKCLDCGKSFIDSTKLIRHQKTHTGEKPHKCLDCGKTFGQRSQLTKHRRIHTGERPYKCFGCGKNFISRSHLIKHQRIHTGAKPYKCLDCGKSFVDRTKLTRHQAIHTGERPHKCLDCGKSFSKKSNFIRHRRLHTGEKPYKCLECGKSFSQTSNLIAHQRTHTGERPYKCLECGKSFSLKSTLNTHQKTHTGEKTHKCLDCGKTFSQSSQLTKHGRIHTGERPYKCLDCGKDFKESSSLTKHRRIHTGETPYKCPECGKSFSQSSHLIAHQRIHTGLRPHKCPECGKSFICRSNLIKHQRIHTGDKSYKCLDCGKSFLDRTKLITHQATHTGERPHKCLDCGKNFLQKSQLIRHQRVHTGERPFKCFDCGKTFRQHSHLITHQRIHTGDKPYKCLDCGKSFVYRTKLTNHQKTHTGEKPHKCLDCGKTFSQRSYLTRHGRIHMREKPYKCLECGKSFSKSSELTKHQKIHKGE